One window of Posidoniimonas polymericola genomic DNA carries:
- a CDS encoding SCO family protein, whose product MRLILLSLTALALLGPACAQGQLLEDKPDELQEVGVDEKRGGQIPLNLKFRDENGRAISLADLFDGERPVLLSLNYSDCPMLCRVQLNGLTDALKQMEMTVGEEFDVVSVSIDPRESPQRAKETEKLYAGNYGRAGSTGGWHFLTSTQENITALADAVGFRYKFVPDRGEFAHTAAVMVCSPEGMVSRYLYGVMFEPKTVRLSLVEAADGKVGTAMDQIILFCFHYDETKGRYGPVARNIMSAGAAVTVMALAAGLLPFWVRRGSSASAATEDAAPVDTPDPQAT is encoded by the coding sequence ATGCGCCTGATCCTGCTCAGCCTGACCGCCCTGGCCCTGCTAGGCCCGGCGTGCGCGCAGGGGCAGCTGCTCGAGGACAAGCCGGACGAGCTGCAGGAAGTCGGCGTCGACGAGAAGCGGGGCGGACAGATACCGCTGAACCTCAAGTTCCGTGACGAGAACGGCCGCGCCATCAGCCTGGCCGACCTGTTCGACGGCGAACGCCCGGTGCTGCTGTCGCTCAACTACTCGGACTGCCCGATGCTGTGCCGCGTGCAGCTCAACGGGCTGACCGACGCGCTCAAGCAGATGGAGATGACGGTCGGCGAGGAGTTTGACGTGGTGAGCGTCAGCATCGACCCGCGTGAGAGCCCGCAGCGGGCCAAGGAGACCGAGAAGCTGTACGCCGGGAACTACGGCCGCGCTGGGTCAACCGGCGGCTGGCACTTCCTGACCAGCACGCAGGAGAACATCACGGCGCTCGCCGACGCGGTCGGCTTCCGCTACAAGTTCGTCCCCGACCGGGGCGAGTTCGCCCACACCGCGGCGGTGATGGTCTGCTCGCCCGAGGGGATGGTGTCGCGGTACCTGTACGGGGTGATGTTCGAACCGAAGACGGTGCGTCTTTCCCTGGTCGAGGCGGCCGACGGCAAGGTCGGCACGGCGATGGACCAGATCATCTTGTTTTGCTTCCACTACGACGAGACCAAGGGCCGGTACGGGCCTGTGGCTCGCAACATTATGAGTGCTGGCGCCGCGGTGACGGTGATGGCCCTGGCCGCTGGCCTGCTGCCCTTCTGGGTGCGGCGGGGTTCGTCGGCCTCTGCCGCCACCGAAGACGCCGCGCCCGTCGATACCCCGGACCCCCAAGCGACATGA
- a CDS encoding cytochrome c oxidase subunit II, which yields MTLPVLSNLTSPAQMAPALLAEWFRPGASTTAHHVDNLFMVISVICTFFFVLIIALMLLFMWKYRARPGHREEHTSHHNNALEITWSVIPLILAIWIFFQGFVGYIAMRNAPANAYEIEVIAQKWSWSFYYPKEGITSAELHVPKDTPIKLILSSTDVIHSLYIPAFRVKMDCVPGRYNELWFEATVASDKVEDGKWDNDDQTENVYSDGSATYKDAAGVDGYDLFCTEYCGTGHSSMITKCVVYDAAGFEQWKKTASDPRAQGTPLEVGEKLYKRRGCAQCHSIDGTDNPGAGGPSFKGHYGEMVEFTNAEPHKMDAEYIRESILNPQAKIRKGYKPIMPTFQGQLNEDEIFALRQYIRSLNEEQPEDWAPKEGEEEGDTAESSEPAETSGAADAEEASDAEGAADAPEEPASDEESTQSET from the coding sequence ATGACGCTCCCTGTGCTGTCCAACCTGACGAGCCCCGCCCAGATGGCCCCGGCGCTGCTGGCCGAGTGGTTCCGCCCTGGCGCTTCGACCACCGCGCACCACGTGGACAACTTGTTCATGGTGATCTCGGTGATCTGCACGTTCTTCTTCGTGCTGATCATCGCGCTGATGCTGTTGTTCATGTGGAAGTACCGCGCCCGCCCGGGCCACCGTGAAGAGCACACCTCGCACCACAACAACGCGCTGGAGATCACGTGGAGCGTGATCCCCCTGATCCTGGCGATCTGGATCTTCTTCCAGGGGTTCGTCGGGTACATCGCGATGCGTAACGCGCCGGCCAACGCGTACGAGATCGAGGTGATCGCGCAGAAGTGGAGCTGGTCGTTCTACTACCCGAAGGAGGGCATCACCTCCGCCGAGCTGCACGTCCCCAAGGACACGCCGATCAAGCTGATCTTGTCGTCGACCGACGTGATCCACAGCCTCTACATCCCGGCGTTCCGGGTGAAGATGGACTGCGTGCCGGGCCGCTACAACGAACTGTGGTTCGAGGCGACTGTTGCGTCCGACAAGGTAGAAGACGGCAAGTGGGACAACGACGACCAAACCGAGAACGTCTACTCGGACGGCAGCGCCACCTACAAGGACGCCGCCGGCGTTGACGGCTACGACCTGTTCTGCACGGAGTACTGCGGCACGGGCCACTCGTCGATGATCACCAAGTGCGTCGTCTACGACGCGGCGGGCTTCGAGCAGTGGAAGAAGACCGCCAGCGACCCGCGGGCCCAGGGCACGCCCCTGGAAGTCGGCGAGAAGCTGTACAAGCGTCGCGGCTGCGCGCAGTGCCACTCGATCGACGGCACCGACAATCCCGGCGCCGGCGGCCCGAGCTTCAAGGGGCACTACGGCGAGATGGTCGAGTTCACCAACGCCGAGCCCCACAAGATGGACGCGGAGTACATCCGCGAGTCGATCCTCAACCCGCAGGCGAAGATCCGCAAGGGCTACAAGCCAATCATGCCGACCTTCCAAGGTCAGCTGAACGAGGACGAGATCTTTGCCCTCCGCCAGTACATCCGCAGCCTGAACGAAGAGCAGCCCGAGGACTGGGCACCGAAAGAAGGTGAGGAGGAGGGCGACACGGCCGAGTCGTCGGAGCCAGCAGAGACATCCGGAGCAGCCGACGCCGAAGAAGCGTCCGACGCCGAGGGGGCCGCCGACGCTCCCGAGGAGCCCGCGTCCGACGAAGAGTCGACCCAGAGCGAAACCTAG
- a CDS encoding cytochrome c oxidase subunit I, translated as MIAQTDGANFSTPSGTRIVNPQGPSYLTGGGIMSWIFTLDHKRIGVMYLVGVLTAFLLGGVLALLVRTELLTPEVDFFTNFVQQTGEEPNIAAAKDAYNVAFTLHGAVMVFLFIIPSIPAALGNFVLPMMLGAKDVAFPRLNLASFHLWVVGALFFMTALLTTGLDTGWTFYTPYSTTTNGPVIAATLGVFILGFSSIFTGINFVVTVNTMRPKGMTWFRMPLMLWALYATAIIQVLATPVLAITVLLLTVEKALGVGIFDPALGGDPVLYQHFFWFYSHPAVYIMILPAMGVISEVIPVYARKHIFGYTFIAYSSIAIALLGFLVWGHHMFTSGQSNLATVIFSFLTFSVSIPSAIKVFNWLATLYKGNIHYNASMTYALAFMFLFTIGGLTGLYLGSLATVVHLHDTYFVVSHFHYVMMGGTLVAFLSALHHWWPKMFGKMYNELWANIAALLVFVGFNVTFFPQFILGTQGMPRRYASYKPEFEGLHALSTFGSYLLGAGLTLAALVLVHSLFRGRKAPDNPWGAATLEWKCCSPPTHHNFEVDPLMGSPYVYDNFVEDPNGDGYYEVLPDYKRSGVGAPDEQPAQT; from the coding sequence ATGATCGCCCAAACCGACGGCGCCAACTTTAGTACCCCCTCCGGCACTCGGATCGTTAACCCGCAGGGCCCCAGCTACCTGACCGGTGGCGGGATCATGTCGTGGATCTTCACGCTCGACCACAAGCGGATCGGCGTGATGTACCTGGTGGGCGTGCTCACCGCGTTCCTGCTCGGCGGCGTGCTTGCGCTGCTGGTCCGCACCGAGCTGCTGACGCCGGAGGTGGACTTCTTCACCAACTTCGTGCAGCAGACCGGCGAGGAACCCAACATCGCCGCCGCGAAGGACGCCTACAACGTGGCGTTCACGCTGCACGGCGCCGTGATGGTGTTCCTGTTCATCATCCCGAGCATCCCGGCGGCGCTGGGCAACTTTGTGCTGCCGATGATGCTGGGCGCCAAGGACGTGGCGTTCCCGCGTCTCAACCTGGCGAGCTTCCACCTGTGGGTGGTGGGCGCGTTGTTCTTTATGACCGCCCTGCTGACCACCGGGCTCGACACCGGGTGGACGTTCTACACTCCGTACAGCACAACGACCAACGGGCCGGTGATCGCGGCCACGCTCGGCGTGTTTATCCTCGGCTTCAGCTCGATCTTCACCGGCATCAACTTCGTGGTGACCGTCAACACGATGCGTCCCAAGGGGATGACCTGGTTCCGCATGCCACTGATGCTGTGGGCCCTGTACGCGACCGCCATCATCCAGGTGCTGGCGACCCCCGTGCTGGCGATCACCGTGCTGCTGCTGACGGTCGAGAAGGCTCTGGGGGTCGGCATCTTCGACCCGGCCCTGGGCGGCGACCCGGTCCTGTACCAGCACTTCTTCTGGTTCTACTCGCACCCGGCCGTGTACATCATGATCCTGCCCGCGATGGGCGTGATCAGCGAGGTCATCCCGGTGTACGCCCGCAAGCACATCTTCGGCTACACGTTCATCGCTTACAGCTCGATCGCGATCGCTCTGCTGGGCTTCCTGGTGTGGGGCCACCACATGTTCACCTCTGGCCAGAGCAACCTGGCGACCGTGATCTTCAGCTTCTTGACGTTCAGCGTGAGCATCCCGTCGGCAATCAAGGTCTTCAACTGGCTGGCGACCCTGTACAAGGGCAACATCCACTACAACGCCTCGATGACGTACGCCCTGGCGTTCATGTTCCTGTTCACCATCGGCGGCCTGACGGGCCTGTACCTCGGCTCGCTGGCGACTGTCGTGCACCTGCACGACACGTACTTCGTGGTGTCGCACTTCCACTACGTGATGATGGGCGGAACGCTGGTGGCGTTCCTGTCGGCCCTGCACCACTGGTGGCCAAAGATGTTCGGCAAGATGTACAACGAGCTGTGGGCCAACATCGCGGCCCTGCTGGTGTTCGTTGGGTTCAATGTGACCTTCTTCCCGCAGTTTATCCTTGGCACGCAGGGCATGCCGCGTCGGTACGCCAGCTACAAGCCGGAGTTCGAAGGCCTGCACGCCCTGTCGACGTTCGGCTCGTACCTGCTGGGCGCCGGCCTGACGCTGGCGGCGTTGGTGCTGGTGCACTCGTTGTTCCGCGGCCGCAAGGCGCCGGACAACCCGTGGGGCGCCGCGACGCTGGAGTGGAAGTGCTGCTCTCCCCCTACGCACCACAACTTCGAGGTCGACCCGCTGATGGGTTCGCCCTACGTCTACGACAACTTTGTCGAGGACCCGAACGGCGACGGCTACTACGAGGTCTTGCCGGACTACAAGCGGAGCGGCGTCGGGGCGCCCGACGAGCAGCCCGCCCAGACCTAG
- a CDS encoding cytochrome c oxidase subunit 3 — MATAEAPTHDAHGHDHDHPEWLAHHFESPEQQFEAGKLGMWLFLAQEVLFFSGLFVAYTVYRANHPEVFIQAHHFLNPWLGMLNTIVLLASSLAIAWGVRAAQKNQQQTLLWMHIFTLACAGFFMGVKVVEYSYKFDEGLFWAGHDREYGLWNEGLELDANGEAIPKFHLTDEGLHTGLQGVMVGSFIIGGLMYAYGWLRRYASPVRAWIFVGLGLTIIGMGGGVVVANGVQQIEVDKHAAAGHGEHAEGGHSEAGHSEAGHSEAGHSDIPTFADDVEQGGAHADHAVAGAVAEGDQMQSVDREAALTPPAQMGGVGIEETRELVPISTAGRPANAGNFFSIYFAMTGVHALHILAGVAAISWIIGRIARGDFGPERYGPVEYVGLYWHLVDLVWIYLFPLLYLIH; from the coding sequence ATGGCCACCGCCGAAGCTCCTACGCACGACGCCCACGGGCACGACCACGACCACCCCGAGTGGCTGGCGCACCACTTCGAGTCGCCCGAGCAGCAGTTCGAGGCCGGCAAGCTCGGGATGTGGTTGTTCCTGGCCCAGGAGGTCCTGTTCTTCTCGGGGCTGTTTGTCGCGTACACCGTGTACCGCGCGAACCACCCCGAGGTGTTCATCCAGGCGCACCACTTCCTGAACCCTTGGCTCGGGATGCTCAACACGATCGTGCTGCTGGCGAGCAGCCTGGCGATCGCCTGGGGCGTGCGGGCGGCGCAGAAGAACCAGCAGCAGACGCTGCTGTGGATGCACATCTTTACGCTCGCGTGCGCAGGATTCTTCATGGGCGTGAAGGTGGTCGAGTACAGCTACAAGTTTGACGAGGGCCTGTTCTGGGCCGGCCACGACCGTGAGTACGGCCTGTGGAACGAGGGCCTGGAGCTCGACGCCAACGGCGAGGCGATCCCCAAGTTCCACCTAACCGACGAGGGCCTGCACACCGGACTGCAGGGCGTGATGGTGGGCAGCTTCATCATCGGCGGCCTTATGTACGCCTACGGCTGGCTGCGGCGTTACGCGTCGCCGGTGAGGGCATGGATCTTCGTCGGCCTGGGTCTGACGATCATCGGCATGGGCGGGGGTGTGGTCGTCGCCAACGGCGTACAGCAGATCGAAGTCGACAAGCACGCGGCGGCCGGTCACGGTGAGCACGCGGAGGGAGGCCATTCTGAGGCAGGGCATTCTGAGGCAGGGCATTCTGAGGCAGGGCACTCCGACATCCCGACCTTCGCCGACGACGTCGAGCAGGGCGGCGCCCACGCCGACCACGCGGTAGCGGGCGCGGTGGCCGAAGGCGATCAGATGCAGTCGGTCGACCGTGAGGCCGCGCTGACGCCACCCGCTCAGATGGGCGGAGTCGGCATCGAGGAGACCCGCGAGCTGGTTCCCATCAGCACCGCCGGCCGACCTGCCAACGCTGGCAACTTCTTCAGCATTTACTTCGCCATGACCGGCGTGCACGCCCTGCATATTCTGGCCGGCGTAGCGGCGATCAGCTGGATTATCGGCCGCATCGCCCGCGGCGACTTCGGCCCCGAACGCTACGGCCCGGTCGAGTACGTCGGCCTCTACTGGCACTTGGTCGACCTGGTGTGGATCTACCTGTTCCCGCTGCTGTACCTGATTCACTAG
- a CDS encoding cytochrome C oxidase subunit IV family protein yields the protein MSDHTHDAHEHHVTSIATLMATFVALVALTIATSALSFVDLGRADIWVTLGIATVKAALVATIFMHLIHDKAFNGIILLSTILFGSLFVGFTLMDSRQYSPGVEAYSATVEQKAYADKLLNEPAAEPAAEAAPAEEAAPAEEAASAE from the coding sequence ATGTCCGACCACACGCACGACGCCCACGAGCACCACGTCACCAGCATCGCTACCCTGATGGCGACGTTCGTCGCGTTGGTCGCGTTGACAATCGCCACCTCCGCGCTCTCGTTTGTCGACCTGGGCCGGGCCGACATCTGGGTCACCCTCGGCATCGCCACCGTGAAGGCCGCCCTCGTGGCGACGATCTTCATGCACCTGATCCACGACAAGGCCTTCAATGGCATTATCCTGCTGAGCACGATCCTGTTTGGCAGCCTGTTTGTTGGCTTCACGCTTATGGACAGCCGCCAGTACTCGCCCGGCGTCGAGGCCTACTCGGCCACGGTCGAGCAGAAGGCGTACGCCGACAAGCTGCTCAACGAGCCCGCCGCCGAGCCTGCAGCAGAAGCGGCCCCTGCAGAAGAAGCAGCGCCGGCCGAAGAAGCGGCGTCGGCCGAGTAG